A DNA window from Agarivorans sp. TSD2052 contains the following coding sequences:
- the uspE gene encoding universal stress protein UspE, with translation MIKYRNILVVIDPLHDTQAALSRAVFLAQKEDNAKIKALLTIYDFSYEMTSMLSGEEREAMRSGVIEERSVWLRDVIADVDHHGIEIECKVIWNNRLYESVIEEVLDFGHDLVVKATHPHPTLQSIIFTPNDWHILRKCPTPVLMVKEHDWPTEGKIVAAIHAGAEDEEHHKLNVRIAEEAKDLCQLLGATPHVVTAYPAAPVNIAIELPDFDPLKYNKNVMEFHKQALDKFVSEHFESPVTSHLEEGLPDDVIPEIANDIDAEIVILGTSGRSGFSAALIGNTAEHVIDQLDCDLLALKPQNFVSPFQK, from the coding sequence ATGATTAAGTATCGCAATATTTTAGTGGTGATAGACCCCCTTCACGACACCCAGGCGGCTTTGTCTCGCGCTGTTTTTTTGGCCCAGAAAGAAGACAACGCGAAAATCAAAGCGCTACTTACTATTTACGACTTTTCTTATGAAATGACATCGATGTTGTCAGGTGAAGAACGAGAAGCTATGCGCTCAGGCGTTATAGAAGAGCGCAGTGTATGGCTACGAGATGTTATTGCTGATGTTGACCATCACGGCATAGAAATCGAGTGTAAGGTGATTTGGAACAATCGCCTGTATGAAAGTGTCATAGAAGAGGTACTTGATTTTGGTCATGACCTTGTTGTTAAGGCCACTCACCCTCACCCTACTTTACAATCTATCATTTTTACCCCTAATGACTGGCATATTCTACGCAAGTGTCCCACTCCCGTATTAATGGTTAAAGAGCACGATTGGCCAACTGAGGGGAAAATAGTAGCGGCTATTCACGCTGGCGCTGAAGACGAAGAGCATCATAAGTTAAATGTAAGAATCGCTGAAGAAGCTAAGGACCTTTGCCAGCTATTAGGTGCAACGCCCCACGTGGTAACTGCGTACCCTGCTGCGCCTGTTAACATTGCTATAGAGTTACCCGACTTTGACCCGCTTAAGTACAATAAAAACGTGATGGAATTTCATAAACAAGCCTTAGACAAGTTTGTATCAGAACACTTTGAATCACCGGTCACTAGCCATCTAGAAGAAGGCTTACCCGATGACGTTATTCCAGAAATCGCCAATGATATTGATGCTGAAATTGTAATATTAGGCACCTCTGGTCGAAGTGGCTTTAGTGCTGCTTTAATCGGCAACACCGCTGAGCACGTGATTGACCAACTCGATTGCGACCTCTTAGCTTTAAAACCACAAAACTTTGTGAGTCCATTTCAAAAGTAG
- a CDS encoding amino acid ABC transporter substrate-binding protein codes for MLKNTHIKAAVAAVALAFAASANAADGTLEDVKSKGFLQCGVSTGLPGFSNPDADGNWQGLDVDVCRAVAAAVLGDASKVKYTPLTAKERFTALQSGEIDILSRNTTWTLTRDSSLGLNFAGVNYYDGQGFMVSKELGVSTAKELDGAAVCIQSGTTTELNLADYFREHGMKYTPVVFDTSDQTVKGFEAGRCDVLTSDQSQLYALRIKLAKPDSAMVLPEIISKEPLGPVVRQGDDQWLNVVKWALFAMINAEEYGLSSANADDMLKSTNPNIRRILGLEGPKGKGLGLDDKWGYNIVKQVGSYGESFEKNVGTSSPLGIARGVNALWKDGGFQYAPPIR; via the coding sequence ATGTTAAAAAACACGCATATTAAAGCTGCAGTAGCTGCTGTAGCCCTTGCATTTGCTGCCAGCGCTAACGCGGCTGATGGCACTTTAGAAGACGTAAAAAGTAAAGGTTTCTTACAATGTGGTGTTAGTACTGGCCTACCAGGTTTCTCAAACCCAGATGCCGACGGTAATTGGCAAGGCCTAGATGTAGACGTATGTCGCGCAGTAGCCGCAGCGGTACTTGGCGATGCGTCAAAAGTTAAATACACGCCACTAACTGCTAAAGAACGTTTTACCGCACTTCAGTCTGGTGAAATCGATATTCTTTCTCGTAACACTACTTGGACGCTAACTCGTGATAGCTCACTCGGTTTAAACTTCGCCGGTGTTAACTACTACGACGGTCAAGGCTTCATGGTGAGTAAAGAGCTAGGCGTGTCTACAGCTAAAGAACTAGATGGCGCAGCTGTTTGTATTCAATCTGGTACAACTACCGAGTTAAACTTAGCGGATTACTTCCGTGAGCACGGCATGAAGTACACGCCTGTAGTATTTGATACTTCAGACCAAACAGTAAAAGGCTTCGAAGCGGGTCGTTGTGACGTACTCACTTCAGACCAATCACAACTGTACGCGCTACGCATTAAATTAGCTAAGCCAGACAGCGCGATGGTATTACCAGAAATCATCTCTAAAGAACCTTTAGGTCCAGTGGTTCGTCAAGGTGATGACCAATGGTTAAACGTTGTTAAATGGGCTCTATTTGCCATGATCAACGCTGAAGAATATGGTCTATCGTCTGCGAACGCTGACGACATGCTTAAATCAACTAACCCTAATATTCGCCGTATCCTTGGTCTAGAAGGACCAAAAGGTAAAGGTTTGGGTCTAGATGACAAATGGGGCTACAACATCGTTAAGCAAGTAGGTAGCTACGGTGAGTCATTTGAGAAAAACGTGGGTACTTCTTCTCCGTTAGGTATCGCACGTGGTGTGAATGCTTTATGGAAAGACGGTGGTTTCCAATACGCTCCACCAATTCGTTAA
- a CDS encoding FNR family transcription factor — protein sequence MSINLKASQRIQTGGCEIHCQDCSIAQLCIPFSLNETELDKLDSIIERKKPIQKGEEIFAAGDKLKSLYAIRSGTIKSYTITEQGDEQITGFHLAGDLVGFDAINNQIHPSFAQALETSMVCEIPFDTMDELSATMPKLRRQMMRLMSNEIVADQEMILLLSKKNAEERLAAFIYGLSQRFSERGFSPREFRLTMTRGDIGNYLGLTVETISRLLGRFQKADMIAVKGKYISITDRESLRVLAGAKAS from the coding sequence ATGAGCATTAACCTAAAAGCTAGTCAAAGAATCCAAACCGGTGGCTGTGAAATCCACTGTCAAGATTGTAGTATCGCACAACTGTGTATTCCGTTTTCGTTAAACGAAACTGAGTTAGATAAGCTTGATAGCATTATTGAGCGCAAGAAACCTATCCAGAAAGGTGAAGAAATATTTGCTGCCGGTGACAAGCTAAAAAGCTTGTACGCGATTCGTTCTGGTACCATAAAATCATACACCATTACTGAGCAAGGCGATGAACAAATTACTGGCTTTCACTTGGCTGGCGATTTAGTGGGTTTTGATGCAATTAACAATCAAATACACCCAAGTTTCGCTCAAGCGCTTGAAACTTCAATGGTTTGCGAAATTCCTTTCGACACCATGGACGAGTTATCGGCCACTATGCCTAAGTTGCGCAGACAAATGATGCGCTTGATGAGTAACGAAATTGTCGCTGACCAAGAAATGATTTTGTTATTAAGTAAGAAAAATGCCGAAGAACGTTTAGCCGCCTTCATTTATGGCTTATCACAACGTTTTTCCGAGCGAGGTTTCTCACCTCGTGAGTTTAGGTTAACCATGACACGTGGTGACATTGGTAATTATCTCGGTTTAACCGTAGAAACTATCTCACGTTTATTAGGTCGCTTTCAAAAAGCCGACATGATAGCGGTTAAAGGTAAGTACATTTCTATTACTGATCGCGAAAGCCTTCGTGTTCTAGCTGGCGCCAAAGCTAGCTAA
- a CDS encoding amino acid ABC transporter ATP-binding protein, producing MTAQNSPEVVIQLKGMNKWYGEFHVLKDLDLTVTKGEKIVICGPSGSGKSTMIRCINRLEEHQKGDIIVNGTELLSDLKSIETVRSDVGMCFQHFNLFPHLTVLQNCCLAPIWVKKLPQAEAEATAMKYLERVKIPEQADKYPGQLSGGQQQRVAIARSLCMNPSIMLFDEPTSALDPEMVREVLDVMVELADEGMTMLCVTHEMGFAKQVADRVIFMDRGEIIEENVPVEFFENPQSDRTKLFLSQILNH from the coding sequence ATGACAGCTCAAAACAGCCCTGAAGTAGTGATTCAACTAAAAGGGATGAATAAATGGTACGGTGAGTTTCACGTACTAAAAGATTTAGATCTCACTGTAACCAAAGGTGAAAAGATTGTTATTTGTGGCCCTTCAGGGTCCGGAAAATCAACAATGATTCGCTGTATTAACCGCTTAGAAGAACACCAAAAAGGTGACATCATCGTAAACGGTACCGAGTTACTCAGTGATCTTAAAAGCATTGAAACGGTAAGAAGTGATGTAGGTATGTGTTTCCAGCACTTTAACCTGTTTCCTCACCTAACGGTTTTACAAAACTGCTGTTTAGCCCCTATTTGGGTTAAAAAACTCCCTCAAGCGGAAGCAGAAGCCACCGCGATGAAGTACTTAGAGCGGGTAAAGATCCCAGAACAAGCAGACAAGTATCCTGGGCAATTATCAGGCGGCCAACAGCAGCGTGTGGCGATAGCACGCAGCTTATGTATGAACCCTTCAATTATGTTGTTTGACGAGCCAACCTCAGCACTAGACCCAGAAATGGTAAGAGAAGTGCTAGATGTTATGGTTGAATTAGCCGACGAAGGTATGACCATGCTTTGTGTTACTCATGAAATGGGTTTTGCAAAACAAGTCGCGGACCGTGTGATCTTTATGGATAGAGGCGAAATCATTGAAGAAAATGTACCTGTCGAGTTTTTCGAAAACCCTCAATCTGATCGTACAAAGCTGTTCTTAAGCCAAATTTTGAACCACTAA
- a CDS encoding amino acid ABC transporter permease, whose product MSVHEFKPDQTPPDLSVGLVGWFKKNLFSNWQNTLFTFLILYIIVPPLIASVQWLFLNADWIGTSRDACTSDGACWVFVADRFSQLIYGFYPSAERWRVNVVFVTFLLLIAGLIYERTPHKPKLAIFTLLIYPIIVFFLLLGDSFGLPKVETHQWGGLMLTLVLAIVGIVAALPIGILLALGRRSHMPIVRSFCTIYIEFWRAVPLITVLFMASVMLPLFVGSEIDFNKLARAMIGIIMFQSAYMAEVIRGGLQAIPKGQYEAGEALSLSYWQSMGLIILPQALKITIPSIVNTFIALFKDTSLVLVIGLFDLLAIGQSALADPAWLGFSTEMYVFIAFVFWVFCFGMSRYSIYLEKKLHTGH is encoded by the coding sequence ATGTCAGTACATGAATTTAAACCTGACCAAACGCCGCCAGATCTCAGTGTAGGTCTTGTAGGTTGGTTCAAAAAAAACCTGTTCTCTAATTGGCAAAACACCCTATTCACTTTTTTGATTTTGTACATTATTGTTCCGCCGCTGATTGCATCCGTTCAATGGCTATTCTTGAACGCCGATTGGATTGGTACCAGCAGAGATGCATGTACCAGTGATGGCGCGTGTTGGGTGTTTGTTGCAGACCGATTTTCGCAACTTATCTATGGTTTTTACCCCTCTGCCGAACGCTGGCGGGTAAATGTTGTATTCGTAACGTTCTTACTGCTTATTGCAGGCCTAATTTACGAGCGCACTCCTCATAAACCAAAGTTGGCTATCTTCACTTTGCTTATCTACCCAATTATTGTGTTTTTCTTACTATTAGGTGATTCATTCGGTCTTCCTAAAGTTGAAACACATCAATGGGGTGGCTTAATGCTTACCTTAGTATTGGCCATTGTAGGCATCGTTGCTGCACTACCAATTGGTATCTTACTCGCCCTTGGTCGCCGCTCTCACATGCCTATTGTGCGTAGCTTCTGTACCATTTACATTGAGTTTTGGCGAGCAGTACCATTAATCACCGTGTTATTTATGGCTTCGGTAATGCTACCGCTGTTTGTTGGATCAGAAATCGACTTCAACAAGTTAGCGAGGGCAATGATTGGCATTATTATGTTCCAGTCAGCCTATATGGCAGAAGTGATACGGGGCGGCTTGCAAGCCATTCCTAAAGGCCAATATGAAGCAGGCGAAGCATTAAGTCTTAGCTATTGGCAATCTATGGGCTTAATCATTCTTCCTCAGGCATTAAAAATCACCATTCCTTCGATTGTGAATACCTTTATTGCCCTGTTTAAAGATACCAGTTTGGTTTTGGTCATTGGCCTATTCGATTTGTTAGCCATTGGACAATCGGCACTCGCCGACCCCGCATGGCTCGGCTTTTCAACAGAAATGTACGTATTTATCGCTTTTGTATTTTGGGTGTTCTGTTTCGGTATGTCTCGGTATTCGATCTACCTTGAGAAGAAACTACACACAGGACATTAA
- the cobB gene encoding Sir2 family NAD+-dependent deacetylase, with protein MMNTKKNVVVLTGAGVSAESGIKTFRDSDGLWEKHRVEDVATPEAYQRAPDFVDQFYNLRREQLQSSHVAPNAAHYALAELEQHDDIELLLITQNIDNLHERAGSKNVLHMHGELLKARCPVSNQTTEWKGELGGDILCTCCQFPARLRPHVVWFGEMPIGLDKIYHQLNHCDIFIAIGTSGHVFPAGGFVHEAASHDARTIELNLEPSEMQSEFAERYYGPASEIVPNFIHELTSAIRATT; from the coding sequence ATGATGAATACAAAAAAAAATGTGGTGGTTTTAACAGGGGCAGGTGTTTCTGCTGAATCTGGAATCAAAACTTTTCGCGATTCGGATGGCTTATGGGAAAAACACCGCGTAGAAGACGTAGCCACGCCAGAGGCTTATCAACGCGCCCCTGATTTTGTTGATCAGTTTTATAATTTACGCCGCGAACAGCTACAAAGTAGTCATGTTGCGCCAAACGCTGCGCATTACGCCTTAGCTGAACTAGAGCAACATGACGATATCGAATTGCTGTTGATTACTCAAAACATTGATAATCTGCATGAACGAGCCGGCAGTAAGAACGTATTACACATGCATGGCGAGTTACTTAAGGCGCGCTGCCCGGTGTCAAATCAAACAACCGAATGGAAAGGCGAGCTTGGCGGCGACATTTTATGTACCTGTTGCCAGTTCCCTGCACGTTTAAGGCCTCATGTTGTTTGGTTTGGAGAGATGCCGATAGGGCTTGATAAGATTTACCATCAGCTAAACCACTGTGATATATTTATCGCTATTGGCACGTCTGGTCATGTTTTCCCAGCTGGCGGATTTGTTCACGAAGCGGCCAGTCATGATGCGCGTACTATTGAGCTAAATTTAGAGCCGTCAGAGATGCAAAGCGAGTTTGCCGAACGATACTATGGCCCAGCAAGTGAAATCGTGCCTAATTTCATACACGAACTGACTTCAGCAATAAGAGCGACTACTTGA
- the ttcA gene encoding tRNA 2-thiocytidine(32) synthetase TtcA: MSVTAKQQYNHNKLQKRIRRHVGQAIADYNMIEDGDRIMVCLSGGKDSYAMLDILLNLKAHAPIKFDLIAVNLDQKQPGFPENILPEYLAGLGIEYKIVEEDTYSIVKDKIPEGKTTCSLCSRLRRGILYRTATELGATKIALGHHRDDILETLFLNMFHGGKLKTMPAKLVSDDGKHVVIRPMAYCKESDMEKYAELKQFPIIPCNLCGSQENLQRQAIKKMLNDWEKRFPGRVESMFSAVQNVVPSHLLDHQLFDFKSIDRDSGIINGGDIGFDAPELEEQPTQQTSVGIVQIVEL, from the coding sequence ATGTCTGTCACAGCTAAACAACAATACAACCACAACAAACTGCAAAAAAGAATACGCCGTCATGTAGGTCAAGCCATTGCAGATTACAACATGATTGAGGACGGCGACCGAATCATGGTGTGTTTGTCAGGTGGCAAAGACAGTTATGCGATGCTAGATATTTTGCTAAACCTTAAAGCGCACGCCCCAATAAAGTTTGATTTAATAGCGGTTAACTTAGATCAAAAACAACCCGGATTCCCTGAAAACATTTTGCCAGAGTACCTAGCTGGTTTAGGCATTGAATATAAAATTGTCGAAGAAGACACCTATTCGATCGTAAAAGATAAGATCCCTGAGGGTAAAACCACCTGTTCTTTGTGCTCGCGCTTACGTCGCGGTATTTTATACCGTACGGCAACCGAATTAGGCGCTACCAAAATCGCCCTTGGACACCACCGCGACGATATTTTGGAAACCTTATTTCTAAACATGTTCCATGGCGGAAAGCTTAAAACGATGCCTGCTAAGTTAGTCAGTGACGATGGCAAACATGTCGTTATTCGTCCTATGGCATATTGCAAAGAAAGCGATATGGAAAAATACGCCGAGCTGAAGCAGTTTCCAATTATTCCATGTAACTTATGTGGCTCGCAGGAAAACCTGCAACGCCAAGCCATTAAGAAAATGTTGAATGATTGGGAAAAACGCTTCCCAGGTCGAGTTGAGTCTATGTTTAGTGCGGTACAAAATGTAGTACCGTCACATCTACTTGACCATCAGTTATTCGACTTTAAGTCTATAGATCGCGACAGCGGTATTATTAATGGTGGTGATATTGGCTTTGATGCACCTGAACTTGAAGAACAACCGACACAACAAACGTCGGTAGGCATTGTGCAAATAGTTGAGCTTTAG
- a CDS encoding sulfite exporter TauE/SafE family protein yields the protein MINPDLITAFITGLLGATHCIAMCGGIACILGSRVENNSSKLLVSIGFNLGRIVSYALAGAFVAGSFQAISQLHGSFKPLSILQWIAALMLILLGIHLTRWFAVLSPVEHLGKGIWSKVQPHASKVLSIKHPLASIPLGMLWGWLPCGLVYSNLTLAASQANWLSGGAVMFSFGLGTFSIMLLTVLFGHKLTQLLSNRPLQIISGLSVISLGIYQVVTML from the coding sequence ATGATCAATCCTGATTTAATTACCGCCTTTATTACAGGCTTACTAGGTGCTACCCACTGCATTGCTATGTGTGGCGGCATAGCCTGTATATTAGGCAGCCGAGTAGAAAATAATAGCTCAAAACTGTTAGTTAGCATTGGCTTTAACTTAGGGCGCATTGTTAGCTATGCACTGGCTGGTGCATTTGTCGCAGGCTCCTTTCAAGCCATTAGCCAACTACACGGCTCTTTTAAACCGCTAAGCATACTGCAATGGATTGCAGCACTAATGTTAATTTTGTTAGGTATTCATCTTACGCGTTGGTTTGCCGTTTTGTCTCCAGTAGAACACTTAGGTAAAGGTATTTGGAGTAAGGTACAACCACACGCCAGCAAAGTGCTTTCAATAAAACACCCATTAGCGAGTATTCCTTTAGGCATGCTTTGGGGATGGCTTCCTTGTGGTTTGGTCTACTCCAACCTTACCCTCGCTGCCAGCCAAGCAAATTGGCTTAGTGGCGGCGCCGTCATGTTCAGTTTTGGGCTAGGTACATTTAGCATAATGTTATTGACTGTTTTGTTCGGACACAAACTTACCCAGCTATTAAGCAATCGACCGCTACAGATTATTTCGGGACTCAGCGTAATTAGTTTAGGCATCTATCAAGTTGTTACAATGTTGTAG
- a CDS encoding amino acid ABC transporter permease yields MAAHPSSKDNSANNLRKIWFDPNVRALVFQILVVIGVIGFFYYIISNALFNLEQRGITTGFGFLNQTAGFGIIQTLVEYDESHTFGDTFIVGLLNTLLISALGIFFATILGFIMGVARLSSNWLISKVATVYIETLRNIPLLLQIFFWYFAVLRALPSPKQSLNIGEAVFLNVRGLYMPSPVFEAGSTPFVVSILLTIVGCIVMAVWASKRQMRTGQPFPTFFASLGLIIVVPAIVFFASGSPIGLDYPALKGFNFRGGMVVIPELAALLVALSFYTAAFIAEIVRSGILAVSKGQSEAAESLGLSKTQALKLVVIPQAMRVIIPPLTSQYLNLAKNSSLATAIGYPDLVSVFMGTTLNQTGQAIEVIALTMAVYLTISLTTSILMNLYNKKMALVER; encoded by the coding sequence ATGGCTGCTCATCCTTCTTCAAAGGATAACTCAGCAAACAATCTACGTAAGATCTGGTTTGATCCCAACGTAAGAGCGCTAGTTTTCCAAATTCTCGTTGTTATTGGTGTAATAGGTTTCTTTTACTACATCATCAGTAACGCTCTTTTCAATCTTGAGCAACGTGGCATTACCACCGGGTTCGGTTTTTTAAACCAAACTGCAGGCTTTGGTATCATTCAAACTTTGGTTGAATATGATGAAAGCCACACCTTTGGCGACACCTTTATAGTTGGTTTGCTAAATACGCTTCTTATTTCTGCTCTTGGTATCTTTTTTGCCACCATTTTGGGTTTCATAATGGGGGTTGCCCGTTTATCTTCAAACTGGTTAATATCAAAAGTTGCAACTGTTTATATTGAAACGCTACGTAATATTCCTTTATTACTACAGATTTTCTTTTGGTACTTCGCGGTATTACGCGCCTTACCAAGCCCTAAGCAAAGCTTAAATATAGGCGAAGCTGTATTTTTAAACGTTCGCGGTTTGTATATGCCGAGTCCCGTTTTTGAAGCTGGCTCAACGCCGTTTGTCGTTAGCATACTATTGACAATAGTGGGTTGTATCGTGATGGCTGTTTGGGCGAGTAAACGCCAAATGCGCACCGGCCAGCCGTTCCCAACTTTCTTCGCATCATTGGGTTTAATTATTGTTGTTCCTGCGATCGTGTTTTTCGCTAGCGGATCACCGATTGGTTTAGATTACCCGGCACTGAAAGGCTTTAACTTCCGCGGTGGTATGGTGGTTATCCCCGAACTCGCGGCTTTGTTAGTGGCGTTAAGTTTCTATACGGCGGCGTTTATTGCTGAGATTGTACGCTCGGGTATTCTGGCTGTAAGCAAAGGCCAAAGCGAAGCAGCAGAATCGCTAGGTCTAAGCAAAACCCAAGCGCTAAAGTTGGTGGTTATCCCACAAGCGATGAGGGTGATTATTCCACCGCTCACCAGTCAGTACCTAAATTTAGCGAAAAACTCTTCATTAGCGACTGCGATTGGTTACCCAGATTTGGTATCCGTATTTATGGGGACAACCCTAAACCAAACCGGGCAAGCGATTGAAGTTATTGCGTTGACCATGGCGGTTTACCTCACCATTAGTCTTACTACATCGATACTAATGAACTTATACAACAAGAAAATGGCTTTAGTGGAGCGTTAA
- the ccoS gene encoding cbb3-type cytochrome oxidase assembly protein CcoS produces the protein MSIIFVLIPIALVFVSIGIGIFFWAVKSEQFEDLDRQGVNILFDDKDNLKKEKQTGDDQS, from the coding sequence ATGAGTATTATTTTTGTGTTGATCCCGATAGCCCTTGTTTTTGTCAGTATCGGCATTGGTATCTTTTTTTGGGCCGTAAAAAGTGAACAGTTCGAAGATTTAGATCGCCAAGGCGTGAATATCTTATTTGACGACAAAGATAATCTTAAAAAAGAAAAACAGACCGGCGATGATCAATCCTGA
- a CDS encoding glucosaminidase domain-containing protein: MKKLLISGWLASLLLACEQAPTQPDEALTAIPLPALNEVADVKQKKQLFTDFILPLIEASNQQILDQRSQLFAIKTQSTKGKLSDKQIEQLNGLAAQYRVEAKLDATEKLKQLEARVDVIPPALVLAQAANESAWGTSRFAREGNNLFGQWCYQKGCGLVPLSRIDGAHHEVRKFDNVYQSVNAYMQNLNSHPAYRDFQISRQLARKTGQLDAIKLASHLTSYSERGQAYVEELQQMMRVNSSLWPTTISVSAS, encoded by the coding sequence TTGAAAAAACTATTAATATCGGGCTGGTTAGCCAGCCTTCTTTTGGCTTGTGAACAAGCGCCGACACAACCAGATGAAGCGTTAACGGCAATACCTTTACCGGCACTGAATGAAGTCGCTGACGTAAAACAAAAAAAGCAGTTGTTTACCGATTTTATCTTGCCACTCATAGAAGCCAGTAATCAACAAATACTCGATCAACGATCCCAATTGTTCGCCATCAAAACTCAATCGACCAAAGGCAAGCTCTCCGATAAACAGATTGAGCAACTTAATGGCTTAGCTGCTCAATACAGAGTTGAAGCTAAATTAGATGCCACTGAAAAGCTTAAGCAACTCGAAGCGCGGGTTGATGTTATTCCCCCGGCGCTTGTGTTAGCGCAAGCGGCGAATGAGTCGGCCTGGGGAACATCTCGTTTTGCTCGAGAAGGAAACAATTTGTTTGGTCAATGGTGTTACCAAAAAGGCTGTGGCTTAGTCCCTTTGAGCAGAATAGATGGCGCTCATCATGAAGTTCGTAAGTTTGATAATGTTTATCAGTCGGTAAACGCTTATATGCAAAATCTAAATAGTCACCCCGCTTATCGAGACTTTCAAATTAGCCGCCAATTGGCCAGAAAAACAGGTCAATTAGATGCTATAAAACTAGCCAGTCACCTCACTAGCTATTCAGAAAGAGGCCAAGCGTATGTGGAAGAGCTGCAACAAATGATGCGAGTAAATAGCTCGCTTTGGCCGACCACTATAAGTGTTTCGGCCTCTTAA